CCTCGTGTACTTCATCGGCTTCACCCCCGGACTGCCGTACATGGGTGGACTGCCCGAGCGGCTGCGGATCCCCCGCCTGGAGACCCCGCGCACGAAGGTGCCGGCGGGAAGCGTGGGGATCGGCGGTGGCCAGTGTTGCATCTATTCGGTCGACAGCCCGGGCGGGTACTGGATCCTCGGTCGTACGCCGCGCACGCTCTACGACCCCGGGGCCGACGAGCCGACGCTGCTGCGGCCCGGCGACCGCGTGCGTTTCCGGCCGATCTCCCGCGCCGAGTTCGCCGAGCTCGAGCAGAGCCGGGACTCTGATCGGGTGAGAGATCGGAAGCCGAGCGCGATTCCGGCGGGGCACGGGGGTGGCGACAGCCCGGGTGCCCATGCCCTGATAAAAATTCTGGATCCGGGGCCGCAGACGACGGTGCAGGATCTGGGCCGCCGCGGATACCTGCGGTTCGGCATCCCGCCGGCGGGCCCGGTCGATCCCGCCGCCTTCATTCTCGCCAACCGTCTGGTGGGCAACGCCGACGGCGCGGCTGGGCTCGAATGTACCGTCGTCGGCCCTCGCTTCGTGGCCGAGAACGCCTGCGCCATCGCCGTCACCGGCGCGACGCTGCCGGTCACGGTCAACGGCCAGGACGCTCCCATGTGGACGACGCTCCCGCTCGTGCCGGGCGACGTGGTGAAGCTGGGGGCGGCCCGGACCGGGGTCCGCGGCTACATCGCCTTCTCCGGCGGGATCGACGTGCCGGAGGTGCTGGGCGCGCGGGCCACGTACTTGCGAGGGCGCCTGGGCGGGCTCGGGGGGCGCGTGCTGCGGCGGGACGACGAGCTCGCGCTCGCTCCGGCGCCCGCGCCGGTCGTGCGTCGGGTGTCGGCGTCCGCATGGCCGCGCCTGGACACGGAGCCCGAGATCCGTGTCGTGCCCGGGCCCCAGCAGGACCGCTTCACCGCCGAGGGGCTCGCCGCGCTCCTGGGCGGGCCCTACGAGATGCTGCCGCAGTCCGATCGCATGGGCGCTCGGCTGCGCGGCCCTCGCATCGCGCACAGCCGCGGGCACGATATCATCTCGGACGGCATCGCGCTCGGCAGCATCCAGGTGCCCGGCGACGGCCAGCCCATCGTGCTCCTCGTCGACCGCCAGTCGACCGGCGGCTATACGAAGGTGGCCACGGTGTGCTCTTTCGACATCGGGCGCCTGGGACAGGTAAAACCTGGCCAGCGGCTGCGCTTCCGGGCCATCCCCCTGGCCGAGGCGCATCGGGCGCTCGTGACGTGGCTGGCTAGACTGGACGGTGCGCTCGACGCTGCCTGATCGGAGGATTGATGAGCATCGATCGTGAGCTGAATGAGTACCTGGCCAAGACGAGCCGCTCCCGGAGCCTGCACGAAGAAGCGGTGGCGGTGATGCCAGGCGGGAATAGCCGGACCACGACCTTCTTCGACCCCTACTCCCTCTACTTCCAGCGGGGTCAGGGCGCTCACATCTGGGATGCCGACGGGATCGATCGGCTCGACTTCAACGGCAACTACACGAGTCTGATCCTCGGTCACGCCCCTCCCGAGGTCGTCAAGGCCGCGCAAGAGGCGGCGGCCCTCGGCCTCTCGTTTCCGGGCCCCACCGAATACGAGCTGCGACTGGCCGAAGTGCTGAGCCGTCGCGTGCCCTCCATGCAGACCCTCCGCTTCACCAATTCCGGGACCGAGGCGACGATGAACGCGGTGCGGCTGGCCCGCGCCGCCACCGGGCGGCCCCGGATCGCCAAGTTCGAGGGTGCCTATCACGGCACCCACGACTCGGTCATGGTCAGCGTGTCGCCCGATCCCCGGACCGCCGGGGGCCGTCGGCGCCCGAAACCGGTGCCGTGGTCGGCAGGAGTCCTGCCCGCCACGGTAAAGCACACCGTCGTGCTGCCCTGGAACGATGCGGAGGCCTGCGGGGAGATCATCGACCGGGAGGCGGCGAACCTCGCCGCCGTCGTCGTCGATCCCCTGCTGGGCATCGGCGGCATCATTCCCCCGCTGGACGGGTTTCTGCAGCATCTACGGGCGGTGACCGAGCGTCATGGCGTCCTGCTCGTGTTCGACGAAGTGATCTCCTTTCGCGTGGCCTGGGGCGGGGCCCAGGAGCGCTTCGGCGTCCGTCCCGATCTGACGACCCTGGGTAAGATCATCGGGGGCGGCCTGCCCGTCGGGGCCTTCGGTGGCCGGCCCGATCTCATGGCCGCATACGATCCCCGCAAGGGGGGCGCGCGCATCAGTCACGGTGGAACCTTCAACGCCAACCCGGTGACGATGGCCGCCGGGCTGGCGACGATGAATTTAATCACGCCGGAGGCGCTGAGCCGGCTCGACGCGCTGGGCGAGCGGCTCCGGGGCGGGGTGACTCGGCTGCTCCAGGCCACGCGGCGGCGGGGACAGGTGAGCGGGATCGGCTCGCTCTTCTGCCTGCACTGGACGTCGGGCCCCCTCACCGATTACCGCTCGAGCCGGCCCAAGGATCCCCAGACGCCGATGCGCGTGTTCATGGGTCTCCTCAACGAGGGGATCGTCCTCAGCCAGCGTGGCCTGGGCGCGTGCTCGCTGGCGATGACGGAGGAGGACATCGACCGGTTCGTCAACGCCCTGGCCCGCGTCCTGGCCCGGGAGTAGGAGCCCACCATGCCGACGCAGAAATTCATCGACCTCAACTGTGACATGGGCGAAAGCTACGGGCGCTGGACGCTCGGAGCGGACGCCGAGATCATGCCCTTCATCACCTCAGCCAACGTCGCCTGCGGTTTCCACGGGGGCGACCCCCACGTGATGCGCAAGACCGTGGAGCTGGCCCTCCGGCATGGGGTAGCCGTCGGCTCGCACCCGTCTCTGCCCGACCTCATGGGCTTCGGGCGGCGGGTGATGGATGTCACGCCGCAGGAGCTGAAGGATTACCTCCACTACCAGTCGGGCGCGCTGCGCGAGTTCCTGCGCGCCGCCGGCTCCGAGCTGCAGCACGTCAAGCCGCACGGCATCCTGTACACGATGATGGAGCGGCAGGAGTTCGAGGCGCTGGGCCGGGCCTGCGGTGAGGCGGTGCAGGAGTCGCGCGATCCGAAGCTCATTCTCATGACCCTGGCGGCAGGCAAGTGCGACCAGGCCTGCCGGAAGATGGGCGTGCGGGTGGCGTCGGAGGGTTTCGCCGACCGCGCCTACAACGTGGATCTCACCCTGGTGTCCCGCAGGCTGTCGGGTTCGCTGATCACCGATCCCCAGAAGGCGGCGGCCCAGGCCGTACGGATGGCGATGGAGGGCAAGGTCCGGACCATCGACGGCGTGGACGTGGACATCTCCGTGCAGACGATCTGCTGTCACGGCGACACGCCGGGCGCCGACCGAATCGTGCGGGCGGTGAGGGAGGCGCTGGACCGGGCCGGCTGCCAGGTCAAGCCCCTGCGGGACTGGCTCCCGGCGGCTTGACCCCCATCGTATGGAAATGTTTTACTGAGGCCCCCTGATGGACGCGCCCCTCAAGCGGACACCCCTGTTCAAGCTCCACGTGGAGGCGGGGGCCCGCATGGTGCCGTTTGCCGGCTGGGAGATGCCCGTGCAGTACACCTCGATCATCGAGGAGCACCGCACGGTGCGCAGCGCGGTGGGCCTGTTCGATGTGAGCCACATGGGTGAGTTCGAGGTCGAGGGCCCCCAGGCGCTGGCCGCCGCCCAGCATCTCACCACGAACGACGTGGCGGCGCTGGAGATCGGCCAGGTGCAGTATTCGCTGCTCTGCTACCCGGACGGCGGCATCGTCGACGATCTCACGCTCTATCGCCTCGGCCCCGATCGCTACATGATGACCGTGAACGCCGGGAACATCGACAAGGACTGGACGTGGGTGACGCAGCAGAGCAAACGATTCACCGACGCGCGCTGGCGCAACGTGTCCGCGGACACCGCGCTGGTCGCCGTGCAGGGGCCTCGGGCCGAGCAGCTGGTGGGCCGGCTCGCCGCCATTGACGCCACCGCGATCGGTTACTACCGGTTCGCCGCGGGCGCGGTCGCCCGAGTGCCCGCGCGCATCTCACGCACCGGGTACACGGGCGAGGATGGGTTCGAGCTCTACGTGCAGGCCGCCGACGTCGAGCCTCTGTGGCGGGCGCTGCTCGAGGAGGGAGCCCAGACCGGAGCGCGCGCGATCGGCCTGGGCGCCCGTGACACGCTCCGGCTCGAGATGCGCTACGCCCTCTACGGTAACGACATCGACCAGACCACCAACCCCCTGGAAGCCGGGCTCGGCTGGGTCGTGAAGCCGGGTAAAGGCGACTTCCTGGGCCGCGAGGCGATCGAGCGCGCTCGGGCCGGCGGCCTGCGACGGCGGTTGATCGGCCTGGAGATGGCCGACCGCTCGATCGCCCGCCACGGCTACGTCGTGATGAAGGATGGCCGTCAGGTCGGAACCGTGACCTCCGGATCGTACGGCCCCTCGGTCGACAAGTCTATCGCCCTGGCCTACGTCGAGCCGGCGTTGGCCACCCCCGGCATTGAACTGGGCGTAGAGATTCGCGGGCAGATGCGGCCCGCTCGCGTCGTCAAGACGCCCTTCTACCCGCCCCGTGTCAAGAAAGCCGCGTAACCGTCCGATGCCAATGACGAGGCCACCATGGCGAACAACCCGCCCGAGCTGAGATACACGCGCGAGCACGAGTGGGCCAAGCAGGAAGGCGACACCGTGCGCGTCGGCATCACCCACTACGCGCAGGAGCAACTGGGTGACGTGGTGTTCGTCGAGCTGCCCAAGCCGGGAACCCGGGTGACCGCCCACAAGTCCTTCGGCGTCGTGGAATCGGTGAAGGCCGTGTCCGACCTGTTCGCGCCGGTCTCCGGCGAGGTCGTCGAGACCAACGCCGAGCTGACGAAGAAGCCGGAGCTGGTGAACCAGGATCCCTACGGGCGAGGCTGGATGCTGCTCATCAAGGCGGCCGATCCCGGCGAGTGGGATCAGCTGCTCACGGTGGAGCAGTACGAGGCCTACATCGCCGCCGCCGGTCACTGATGCGCTATCTGCCCAACACCCGCCAGAACCAGCGCGCCATGCTGGACGCCATCGGCGTCCACTCCATCGACGATCTCCTCAAGAAGATTCCGCCCAAGGCGCGGCTCAGCCGGCCGCTGCACCTGCCGCCGGCGCTGGCGGAGATGGATCTCATCCGGCACATGCGGCAGCTGGCAGCGACGAACGCCGATGCCGACGAGACGGTGTGCTTCCTGGGCGGCGGCGCCTATGACCACTACGTGCCCAGCCCCGTCAACCACCTGATCTCCCGCGGGGAGTTTTTCACGGCCTACACGCCGTATCAGCCCGAGGCCAGCCAGGGGACGCTCCGGAGCATCTACGAGTACCAGACGATGATCGCGGAGCTGACCGGCATGGACGTGGCCAACGCCTCGATCTACGATGGCGCCTCCTCCCTGGCCGAAGCCGCGCTCATGGCTCACGCCGTCACCGGCCGCGGAGAGATCGTGCTGGCGGCCGGAGTGAACCCCCTGTATCGACGGGTCGTCGCCACCTACTGTCAGGGCCTCGGCCTGCGCCTGCGGGACGTGCCGGCCCCCGAGGGTATCCTGGACCGTGACGCAGCCCGCCGGATGGTGGGCGGCCGGACGGCGGCGCTCGTCGTGCAATCACCGAACTTCTACGGTTGCCTGGAAGACGTCGCCGCCGCCGCCGAGCTGACCCATGCCGCCGGCGCGCTGATGATCGTCGCGAGCGATCCCGCTAATCTCGGTGTGCTGGAGGCGCCCGGCCGTCAGGGCGCGGACATCGTCGTCGGCGAGGGCCAGGGCCTGGGCGTGCCACTCTCCTACGGGGGACCCTACCTCGGCGTCTTCGCGGCCAAGCAGGAATTCGTCCGCCGCCTCCCCGGCCGGCTCGTCGGCGCCACCGTGGACATCGACGGCCGCCGGGGATTCACGCTGACGCTGCAGACTCGCGAGCAGCACATCCGCCGCGGCCGGGCCACCTCCAACATCTGCACGAACGTGGCGCTCTGCGCCCTCATGGCCACGGTGTACCTGGCCATCCTCGGCCGCCGGGGCCTGGCCCGGGCCGGCGAGCTGAGCATGGCCAAGGCCCACTATGCTGCCGAGCGGCTCACCCGGGTGCCAGGGGTGAGCCTTCGTTTCCCGGCCCCGTTCTTCAAGGAGTTCGCGCTCCGGTTGCCCAAGGCGCCGGAGCGGGTGGTGGCCAGGCTGGCCAGAGAGGGCATCCTGGCCGGGATCCCGCTCAAGCCTTTCGACCGGAAGCTCGGCGATGGCCTGCTGGTGGCGGTCACCGAGAAGCGCACTCGCGAGGAGATCGACCGGCTGGCCGGCGCGCTCACGAAGGCGGTCGCCTGATGCCGTTCGACAACGCCCCCACCTACGACAAGCTGATCTTCGAGCTGTCCTCGCCGGGGCGCTCGGCGTATTCGCTGCCCGAGCCGGACGTAGACGTGGACGCCGCCCGGAGCCAGATCCCGGCACAGTATCTGCGACAGGAGCCCCCCGCGCTGCCCGAGGTCTCCGAGCTGGACGTGGTGCGCCACTACTCCCGGCTGAGCCAGCTCAACTACGGTCTCGACACACACTTCTACCCGCTCGGCTCGTGCACGATGAAGTACAACCCGAAGCTCAACGAGGACATGGCCCGGTTGCCCGGCTTCGCCCGGCTCCATCCGCTGACGCCCGAGCTCCTGGCCCAGGGCGCGCTGCGGCTCATGCACGAGCTGGCGGGGCTGCTGGCCGAGATCGCCGGGATGGATGCGGTCTCCCTGCAGCCGGCGGCAGGGGCCCAGGGCGAGCTGGCCGGCGTGCTCATGATCCGGGCCTGGCACCAGGCCAACGGCGAGAAACGCACCAAGGTGCTGGTGCCCGACTCGGCGCACGGCACCAACCCGGCCTCGACGGTTATCGCCGGGTTCGAGGTGATCGAGGTCAAGTCGGACGCCAACGGTGAAGTGGACCTGGGAGACCTCGAGCGCCATCTGGGCCCGGACGTGGCGGCCTTCATGATCACCATGCCCAACACGCTGGGCAACTTCGAGCCGCGCATCGTCGAGATCATCGAGATGTGCCACGCCCGCGGCGTGCAGGTGTACATGGATGGCGCCAATTTCAACGCCATCCTGGGCATCAGCCGGCCCGGCGACCTCGGATTCGACGTCTGCCACTTCAACCTGCACAAGACCTTCACCACCCCTCACGGGGGCGGTGGCCCCGGGGCCGGTCCCGTCGGCGTCAAGAGCCACCTGGAGCCGTTTCTGCCCGTCCCGGTCGTCGCCAGGGACGACGGGCGGTACCGCCTGGACTGGAAGCGGCCGAAGAGCATCGGTAAGCTCCACGGGCTCTGGGGCAATTTCGGCATGCTGGTCCGCGCCTACACGTACATCCGGACCATGGGAGCGGACGGGCTGCGCAGCGTCTCGGAGAACGCCGTCCTCAACGCCAATTACGTCCTGAAACGTCTGGAGGGGCACTACGACGTGGCCGCCCCGGGGCCGTGCATGCACGAGTGCGTGGTGTCGGCCCGGCGGCAGAAGCGGCTCGGGGTGACCGCCATGGACGTGGCCAAACGGCTGCTCGACCTGGGCTTCTACGCGCCCTCGACGTACTTTCCTTTGATCGTCGAGGAGGCGTTGATGATCGAGCCGACGGAGACGGAGTCCAAGGAGACGCTCGACGCCTTCTGTGACGCGATGATCCGGATCGCCCAGGAAGCCGAGAGCAACCCCGCCATCATCCACGAGGCTCCGGTGAGCACGCCGGTGCGGCGCCTGGACCAGACCAAGGCGGCCCGCGAGCCCGATCTGAGGTGGCAGCCGAAGCCGTAGACGCGTGCCCCGCGACGTCGGCCCCCGCGGCCGTGATACTTTGAAGAGCGGTCATGGAGCGCCTCTGGCGACTGCTGATCACCGAGCCGGTCGACGGCGCCACCAACATGGCCATCGACGAGGCCCTCTGGCGCAGCCGGCACGCCGGCGCTGGCCCGCCGACGCTCCGGTTCTTCGCGTGGGACCCCCCGACGGTTTCGCTTGGGTACGGGCAACCGCTCGACGAGGCCGTCGACGTCGCGGCCTGTCGGCGTCTCGGCGTCGGGCTGGTACGGCGGCCGACCGGAGGCAGCGCGATCTACCACGACGGGCCCGAGCGCGAGCTCACGTACAGCGTGGCCGCCGCCAACGCCGATTTGGGGACCGCCGACGACCTGCTGGCGACCTACAACTGGATTGCCCTGGCCCTCTGCCGGGGCTTGCGGGCTCTCGGCGCCGCGGCCGACATCGTGCCCATTCCGGAAGGGACCGGCCCCACCCCGGCCTTTTGTTTCGCCCGGACGGGCCGCTACGAAATCGAGGTGGCGGGCCGCAAGCTCGTGGGCAGCGCCCAGCGCCGCCAGGGCGCCTGCTTCCTGCAGCACGGCTCGGTCCTCCTGGGCGTGGACGAGAAGCGACTGGCCCTCGTCTTTCCCACGACCGCGGACCCGCTGACGACGATGACGACGCTGGAAGCGGCCCTCGCCCACCGGCCTCACTTCGACGACGTCGCGGCCGCGCTGAGGGAGTCGTTCGAGAAGGAGCACGGCGTGGTCCTTCAGCCGGGCGGGCTCAGCAGCGAGGAGACGGCGCAGGCCGAGGCGCTGGTGCGCGACAAGTACGCGACCGACGCCTGGCTGGCCGGTCCGGCGTGAGCCGCGAGTATCCGGCCCGCCCCCTGGTGGGCGTCGGCGCCGTCGTGCTGCACCAGGGACGCGTGCTGCTGGTCCGCCGCGGCGGCCAGCCCTCGTCGGGCAAGTGGAGCCTGCCCGGTGGTCTGGTCGAGCTCGGAGAGACGACGGCGGAGGCCATCCATCGGGAGATCCGCGAGGAGTGCGGCATCGGCATCACCGTGGTCGACGTGGCCGGCGTCCTCGACCGCGTCACCCGCGATGCCGAGGGTCGTGTCCGGTATCATTACGTGCTGATCGATTACCTGGCCTTCCCGAAATCCGAGGCCGTGGTGGCTGGCACCGACGCCGCCGAGTGCCGCTGGGTGGAGATCGAGCGAGTGAACGAGCTCGACGTCACCGACGGGCTGAGTGACATGATCCGCCGGGGACTGGCCCTGGCCAGAAGGGAGTCGTGATCGCCCGGGACATGAACGTTCAGGTCCTCGCCAGGCCGCTGACCGAGGTCAAAGCGGACGCCCTCGTGGTCGGACTGCCCGCCGAGGTCAAGGCCCTGCCGCTGCGTCTGGCAGCCCTGGATCGACGGGCCGGCGGCCTGCTCAAGAACGTGCTGGAGGCCGAGAAGTTCCAGGGCCGAACGGCCTCGGTCACCCATGTCCACACGGCCGGGCGGCTGCCCGCCGCGTGCGTGGTGGTGGTCGGTCTGGGCAACGGCAAGCCGGCCACCGGCGAGGTGCTGCGGCGGGCGGCCTCGGCGGCCCTCCGGCGCGCTCGCGATCTCGGCGCCCGCTCGGTGGCGGTGGAGCTTCTCGGGGATCGCCTGCCCACACGGCAGCGCGCCCACGCGCTGGTCGAAGGCGGAATCCTGGGCACGTACACCTTCGACCGCTACAAGCGAGAGAAGAGCGACAAGCTCGTGGACCGCCTCACGGTGGTCGTCCCCGATGCGCGGATGGCGCGGGAGGCCGGTGAGGGCGCGCGGCGCGGCGAGGTCTTCGCCCGGGCCACCTGGTTCGCCCGTGACCTCGTCAACGCGCCGGCCAACGACATCCATCCTACGCAGCTGGCTCGCGTGGCGACGCAGGTCGCCCGGGAAGGCAAGCTGAAGCTCCGCATCTATGACCGGGACGCCTGTCGCAAGCTCGGGATGGGAGCGTTCCTCGGGGTGGCCGCGGGAAGCGAGCAGCCCCCGAAGTTCATCCACCTGACCTACGCGCCGCGGGGCCGGGCTCGCAAGCGGGTCGCGGTGGTCGGCAAGGGCATCACGTTCGACGCCGGAGGCCTGGACCTCAAGTCGGCCGAGGGCATGCTCCGCATGAAGGACGACATGTCCGGCGCCGCCGCCGTCCTCGGCATCATGCACGCGCTGCCGCGGCTGCGGCCGACGGTCGAGGTCCACGGGCTGATCGCGGCTGCCGAGAACATGCCGTCGGGCTCGGCCATCCGCCCCGGCGACGTCCTGCGAGCCATGAACGGCACCACCATCGAGGTCGGCAACACGGATGCCGAAGGACGCCTGACCCTGGCCGATGCCCTGTGCTACGCCAACCAGCAGGTGAAGCCGGACGAGATCATCGATCTGGCGACGCTGACCGGCGCGTGCGTCGTCGCGCTGGGCCCGCTCTGCGCCGGCCTGTTCGCCAACGAGAAGTCCCTGGGCGATCGCCTGCTGGCCGCCGCCGAGGAGGCCGGCGAACGTCTGTGGCCCTTGCCGCTCATCGAGGACTATCGCGAGTTCCTCAAGAGCGACATCGCCGACCTCAACAACGTCGGCCCTCGGGGCGGCGGGGCCATCACGGCCGGCCTGTTCCTCAAGGAGTTCGCCGGCTCGACGCCGTGGGCGCATCTCGATATCGCGGGGCCGGCCTTCAGCGAGAAGGACTTGCCGCTGGCGCCCAAGGGCGGGACCGGCGTGGCCGTGCGCACGCTCCTCAGCTACCTGACCGCATGACCGGTCGCGTCGACCTGCACACGCATACCACCGCGTCCGACGGCACGCTGTCGCCCCGTGAGCTCGTCCTGGCCGCGGTCCGGCAGAGTGTGACCGTCCTCGCCGTCACCGACCACGATTCGACCGAGGGCCTGAGCGAGGCGATGACGGAGGCGGCCAAGCACGCCCCATTGACCATCGTGCCCGGTCTGGAGATCAACTGCGACGTCGAGGGCGCCGAGATCCACGTGCTCGGTTACCTCGTGAACTACGCGGCGCCCTGGTTCCAGGAGTTCCTGCGCGAGCAGCGCGCAGAGCGGGTGACCCGCGTCCACCGCATCGCCGAGCGCCTGGGCGAGCTGGGCATGCCGATCGATCCCGCCGAGGTCTTCACGCTCGCCGGGGAGGGAGCGGCGGGACGTCCGCACGTTGCCCAGGTGATGGTCAAGCGGGGCTACGTGAAGTCCGTCCGGGAGGCGTTCGACAAGTACCTCAGATCCGGTGGTCCGGCGAACGTGCCACGCCGCCGCCTCACCCCTCAGGAGGCCGTGCGCGTGATCCGGCGGGCGGGGGGGGTGCCGGTCCTGGCCCATCCCGGGCTGGCCGGCCGCGATGAGCTCATCCCCGAGCTGGTCGCGGTGGGACTCCTGGGGATCGAGACCTACTACGCCGAGCACTCGGCGGCTCAGGTCACCGAGTATCTGAGCCTGTGTCGACGGTACGATCTGGTCGCCACCGGCGGCTCCGACTATCACGGCCCCCAGAGCGGACGCACCAATCCCGTCGGGACACCCGCCGTGCCCTGGGCAGCCTGGGAAGAGCTCCAGCGGCGAGCGGACGGGGCGAGACGCGAGCCGGCTGGCGGTTGAGCCGGCCATGCGCGAGCCAGCCAAGGCGCAGCCGCCGCGACCGCTGACCGTCCAGGTGCTCGGCTTCAAAGACTGTCAGGACACGCGCAAGGCGCTCCGCTTCTTCGCGGAGCGCAGGGTCGCCGTTCACTTCGTGGATCTCGCCGAGCGTCCAGCGTCCCGCGGCGAGCTGCGCCGCTTTCAGGAGCGCTTCGGGGCCCCGGCCCTCATCGATCGCGAGCAGCCGCGCTTCCGGGCCCTGGGCCTGCACGTCAGCGGCGACTCCCCGGAGCGGCTGCTCGCCCGCGCTCTCACCGAGCCGCGCCTGCTGCGCACGCCGTTGGTACGAAGCGCCAACCGGGTGAGCGTGGGCCACGCCCCCCAGGAGTGGACGGTGTGGCTCCAGGCCGACCGCTCGCCCCGCTAGCGGAGAACCTTGCGGGCCCGGGCGGGGCTGCCCACGGTCATCACGACGATGGAAGAGCG
Above is a genomic segment from Candidatus Methylomirabilota bacterium containing:
- the pxpB gene encoding 5-oxoprolinase subunit PxpB, producing the protein MPGSMIFNPCGDLAVSVELDEQISVEVNTRVRALEFLIQQKGLPGVVEMVPSFRALLVYYDPLAVDYDALCAAIAELEPQAEAAVLPPARTVELPCCYDPELGLDLSAAAQRIGTSVDDLIALHAGASYLVYFIGFTPGLPYMGGLPERLRIPRLETPRTKVPAGSVGIGGGQCCIYSVDSPGGYWILGRTPRTLYDPGADEPTLLRPGDRVRFRPISRAEFAELEQSRDSDRVRDRKPSAIPAGHGGGDSPGAHALIKILDPGPQTTVQDLGRRGYLRFGIPPAGPVDPAAFILANRLVGNADGAAGLECTVVGPRFVAENACAIAVTGATLPVTVNGQDAPMWTTLPLVPGDVVKLGAARTGVRGYIAFSGGIDVPEVLGARATYLRGRLGGLGGRVLRRDDELALAPAPAPVVRRVSASAWPRLDTEPEIRVVPGPQQDRFTAEGLAALLGGPYEMLPQSDRMGARLRGPRIAHSRGHDIISDGIALGSIQVPGDGQPIVLLVDRQSTGGYTKVATVCSFDIGRLGQVKPGQRLRFRAIPLAEAHRALVTWLARLDGALDAA
- a CDS encoding aspartate aminotransferase family protein produces the protein MSIDRELNEYLAKTSRSRSLHEEAVAVMPGGNSRTTTFFDPYSLYFQRGQGAHIWDADGIDRLDFNGNYTSLILGHAPPEVVKAAQEAAALGLSFPGPTEYELRLAEVLSRRVPSMQTLRFTNSGTEATMNAVRLARAATGRPRIAKFEGAYHGTHDSVMVSVSPDPRTAGGRRRPKPVPWSAGVLPATVKHTVVLPWNDAEACGEIIDREAANLAAVVVDPLLGIGGIIPPLDGFLQHLRAVTERHGVLLVFDEVISFRVAWGGAQERFGVRPDLTTLGKIIGGGLPVGAFGGRPDLMAAYDPRKGGARISHGGTFNANPVTMAAGLATMNLITPEALSRLDALGERLRGGVTRLLQATRRRGQVSGIGSLFCLHWTSGPLTDYRSSRPKDPQTPMRVFMGLLNEGIVLSQRGLGACSLAMTEEDIDRFVNALARVLARE
- a CDS encoding 5-oxoprolinase subunit PxpA, with translation MPTQKFIDLNCDMGESYGRWTLGADAEIMPFITSANVACGFHGGDPHVMRKTVELALRHGVAVGSHPSLPDLMGFGRRVMDVTPQELKDYLHYQSGALREFLRAAGSELQHVKPHGILYTMMERQEFEALGRACGEAVQESRDPKLILMTLAAGKCDQACRKMGVRVASEGFADRAYNVDLTLVSRRLSGSLITDPQKAAAQAVRMAMEGKVRTIDGVDVDISVQTICCHGDTPGADRIVRAVREALDRAGCQVKPLRDWLPAA
- the gcvT gene encoding glycine cleavage system aminomethyltransferase GcvT, with protein sequence MDAPLKRTPLFKLHVEAGARMVPFAGWEMPVQYTSIIEEHRTVRSAVGLFDVSHMGEFEVEGPQALAAAQHLTTNDVAALEIGQVQYSLLCYPDGGIVDDLTLYRLGPDRYMMTVNAGNIDKDWTWVTQQSKRFTDARWRNVSADTALVAVQGPRAEQLVGRLAAIDATAIGYYRFAAGAVARVPARISRTGYTGEDGFELYVQAADVEPLWRALLEEGAQTGARAIGLGARDTLRLEMRYALYGNDIDQTTNPLEAGLGWVVKPGKGDFLGREAIERARAGGLRRRLIGLEMADRSIARHGYVVMKDGRQVGTVTSGSYGPSVDKSIALAYVEPALATPGIELGVEIRGQMRPARVVKTPFYPPRVKKAA
- the gcvH gene encoding glycine cleavage system protein GcvH, coding for MANNPPELRYTREHEWAKQEGDTVRVGITHYAQEQLGDVVFVELPKPGTRVTAHKSFGVVESVKAVSDLFAPVSGEVVETNAELTKKPELVNQDPYGRGWMLLIKAADPGEWDQLLTVEQYEAYIAAAGH
- the gcvPA gene encoding aminomethyl-transferring glycine dehydrogenase subunit GcvPA, translated to MRYLPNTRQNQRAMLDAIGVHSIDDLLKKIPPKARLSRPLHLPPALAEMDLIRHMRQLAATNADADETVCFLGGGAYDHYVPSPVNHLISRGEFFTAYTPYQPEASQGTLRSIYEYQTMIAELTGMDVANASIYDGASSLAEAALMAHAVTGRGEIVLAAGVNPLYRRVVATYCQGLGLRLRDVPAPEGILDRDAARRMVGGRTAALVVQSPNFYGCLEDVAAAAELTHAAGALMIVASDPANLGVLEAPGRQGADIVVGEGQGLGVPLSYGGPYLGVFAAKQEFVRRLPGRLVGATVDIDGRRGFTLTLQTREQHIRRGRATSNICTNVALCALMATVYLAILGRRGLARAGELSMAKAHYAAERLTRVPGVSLRFPAPFFKEFALRLPKAPERVVARLAREGILAGIPLKPFDRKLGDGLLVAVTEKRTREEIDRLAGALTKAVA
- the gcvPB gene encoding aminomethyl-transferring glycine dehydrogenase subunit GcvPB, whose protein sequence is MPFDNAPTYDKLIFELSSPGRSAYSLPEPDVDVDAARSQIPAQYLRQEPPALPEVSELDVVRHYSRLSQLNYGLDTHFYPLGSCTMKYNPKLNEDMARLPGFARLHPLTPELLAQGALRLMHELAGLLAEIAGMDAVSLQPAAGAQGELAGVLMIRAWHQANGEKRTKVLVPDSAHGTNPASTVIAGFEVIEVKSDANGEVDLGDLERHLGPDVAAFMITMPNTLGNFEPRIVEIIEMCHARGVQVYMDGANFNAILGISRPGDLGFDVCHFNLHKTFTTPHGGGGPGAGPVGVKSHLEPFLPVPVVARDDGRYRLDWKRPKSIGKLHGLWGNFGMLVRAYTYIRTMGADGLRSVSENAVLNANYVLKRLEGHYDVAAPGPCMHECVVSARRQKRLGVTAMDVAKRLLDLGFYAPSTYFPLIVEEALMIEPTETESKETLDAFCDAMIRIAQEAESNPAIIHEAPVSTPVRRLDQTKAAREPDLRWQPKP
- a CDS encoding biotin/lipoate A/B protein ligase family protein — encoded protein: MERLWRLLITEPVDGATNMAIDEALWRSRHAGAGPPTLRFFAWDPPTVSLGYGQPLDEAVDVAACRRLGVGLVRRPTGGSAIYHDGPERELTYSVAAANADLGTADDLLATYNWIALALCRGLRALGAAADIVPIPEGTGPTPAFCFARTGRYEIEVAGRKLVGSAQRRQGACFLQHGSVLLGVDEKRLALVFPTTADPLTTMTTLEAALAHRPHFDDVAAALRESFEKEHGVVLQPGGLSSEETAQAEALVRDKYATDAWLAGPA
- a CDS encoding NUDIX hydrolase translates to MSREYPARPLVGVGAVVLHQGRVLLVRRGGQPSSGKWSLPGGLVELGETTAEAIHREIREECGIGITVVDVAGVLDRVTRDAEGRVRYHYVLIDYLAFPKSEAVVAGTDAAECRWVEIERVNELDVTDGLSDMIRRGLALARRES